From the genome of Nicotiana tabacum cultivar K326 chromosome 17, ASM71507v2, whole genome shotgun sequence:
AGCCTTCTCAATCTCATTTTTAATCATTATTTTTCTAACAATTGTTAGTTGTATGAGTGTCAGACCATGAAGTACGCGTGTGACTGAGTTTGGCTAAATTGAAGTATTCTGGTATGCTTGTTTATGCATATTTACACACATGTTGCAATATAATTGTTTCATACTATGGTATATCGCTGAAATGACAGATATTATGATATTAACATCGGATATACAGTAACATCCATCAGATTGACAATTACCTAATTAAACTACTAGTTAACAATTCAAATAGTCAAACACATTATTGGGATTAAAAGATTGGTGAATGGAAAATAGAGGGAAGAAATCTGAAGGGAAAGTAAGCTCCCTTATGCTTTGGAAAAAGcaattgtccctcattggtggtgGAAAGAAAAGGGAATGTGTTTATATTGAGAAAGCACTTTCCTTGGTGttaaatgggttggaaagaaagtaagcctcgcgccgtcgtcgttgTCGTTCGTCTTCGgatcgatcgattgattgattaatataTTTGgacttttttttaaattatttaattaattaatttattaatttaattaattaacgaaaaGTCTAACCCATTTAAAAGTCTACCAGCAATGCGATCCGTTTCTtttccggattattttaaatttattttctcGAAATATTTTAAATCTGGAATCATTCCCTTCTGTTCCAACACCCATGGTTGTTACTAAAAGGTTGCAAACATTTCAGAAACAGTGCCAGAAAATGGATATAAATATGTCTTAATCCCAAAATCTTTCCTTTCTAATTTTTTTgaacttcttctccttcttctgcaCAATTAAATTCCAGTGTGGTTTACAGCCTTCAAGTTGTTCGCTATTTCATGAACGCTTTTGGTACCGATactctggtgagttaaatcgttctatcctgggaggataatatttCAACACCTcggggtacttgaggggaataatttccttaagggcACACTGTGCATTTAGTGGACTCGATTTTATTCCAAAATATATTTACTGATTCTGGTTTCTGATAATCTCTAGTTTCTTccttatttctatttttcttgtttCTATTTTATGTTACAAAAATTTACTGTTTCGTAATATTATATTATAGTAATACAAATTattaacaatcttaaggaaattattttttatactATAACCTATATTCtgttttggagattaaaatctttgTGGTTTTCCACTCcttctaaatttttttatttctgatttgaagataaaaACTTCATCGAAGTATTAAAATTcagaaacgatttgaagaacgCAAAAACTCCACCGTTTACTTGTGAAATAGTATGTAAATACTTCGGTTTTTGTTTCTTAATTACAATACTTTTTACTGTTCTATTTTTAGCCATTAATTGAACTTTTCTGTTGTTGACAATGAGAAATGGTAATTGATAATGAAAATCATTCTGCGACTGTTACGACAACGACAATAGCTTCGTCAAGCCGAACTGTAGTACCATCGGCCAAAAAAACGGGAAACTTTCTGGAGCCAACTTTAAAGAATGGCAACAAAGGGTATTCTTTTGGCTTACCACGCTTGGTATGCATAAATTCACCAGTGAAGACTCTCCAGTGCCTTCCACGAACATGCTAGATAACGAGAAGTTTATGATTGTTGAGgcatggaaacatgaagattttctttgcaaaggctatatcctaagtgctttggaggatgacttgtacaatgtctacagtgctatgaatacttcgaaagaattatgggatgcacttgagaagaagtacaagactaaAGATGCGTGCTTGAAAACGTTTGTGGTTTCCAAGTTTCTatactataaaatgatagacaacaaaaccgttggaacccaagttcaagagtttcaacttatttttcacgaccttattgctgaaggtatggtagtgaatgaagcatttcaagtggctgcaatgattgaaaagttgcctccttcgtggagagatttcaaaagtTTTCTAAAGCACAAGCATAAAGAAATGAAGTtagaagatcttgtgattcgtctctaGATTGAGGAAGATAACAAAACAACCAAGAAGAAGTCTCGTGAAAATTCAACAattatgggagctaatatcgttgaggagactgctccaaaaagtaagaagaggaagaggtaTTCTGGActgactaaggagcagaacaagaAATAATTCAAGGGCAACTGCTACAATTTTGAAAAAGctggtcacaaagcccctgattgtcgtctcccgaaaaaaggacaagaaaaagggacaagccaacatagtggagaagaatgatgacattgatgatatGTGTGCAATGCTTTCAGAATGTAACTTAGTTGGAAATTCGAAGGAGTGGtagattgactctggagccactcgacatgtttgtgctgtaACAGCAAAGATTGagggttatgggaagatattcctgaagatgacttccggcaagttGTTagcgctcaacaacgttcttcatgttcctactattaagAAAAATTTAGTTTCAACTTCTTTACTtattaagaatggattcaaatgtgtatttgtatctcacaaagttgttgtaagcaagaatgataTGTATGTTGGAAAATGCTACCTCACATAGGGtcttttcaaactcaatgtaatggttgttgacaatatttataaaatttcagcttcttcttatttattggagtcaaatgatttacgACATGTTcatttaggacatgtcaattataaaaccttgtgaaagttaattaattaataagtattgcctaaatttgagtgtaataaattaaaatatcaaatatgtgttgaatctaagtttgtcaaacatccttataagtttgttgaaagaaattcaaatcctttggacttaattcatactgacatttgtgatatgaagtcaacaccatctcgTGGTGCAAaaaagtattttataatttttattgacgattgtactcgatattgttatgtttattttcttaatagtaaggatgaaacAATTGAatcatttaagcaatacaagaatgaagtggagaatcaattgaataagaagattaaaatgattagaagtgataggggtggagaatacgAATCTCCTTTTGCATAAATATGTTcggaaatggaattatttatcaAACAACTACCccctacacacctcaatccaatggaattttggaaaggaaaatcggacattaaaggaaatgatgaatgcCTTATTAATAAGTTTCGGCTTACCGCATAatttgtgtgtgtggggggggggggaggggttccttacagctaaccgaatactcaatagAGTACCCCCACAACAAAACGCAATCTATTTCAtataaaaatggaaaggaagaaaacccaacttgaaatatttcaaagtgtggggttGTTTAGCAAAGGTATAAGTACCTTTAACCAAAAAGGTAAAAATCAGACCAAAAACTGTGGATTGTATTTTTATTAGATATGCTATAAACAATAAAGCATgtgtttttggttcataaatcttataatcccaaaattcatgttaatacggtaattgaatcagataatgctgaattctttaaaaatatctatccgtataaaactgaatgtgagtcgtcaagtgaaagacctaaatgaCCACGGGAAGACCAAAAGAAAATACTCCAAATGAAGAGGATCCAAtatgtagtaaacgtcaaagaataTCTACTTCCTTttgaccagattttgtgacattcttgcttgaaaatgagcctcaaactttcgaaacagctatgtcatcttctgattcagaattttggaaagaggcagtcaatagtgagattcaatcaattttggataaccatacatggtaattggttgatcttcctctagTAAATAAGCCTTTAGTTTCGAAATAgatctttaagaggaaaatgaaaactgATGGCAATATTGGCAAATACAAgtcaagacttgttgtcaaaggctATACACAAAAGGAAAGCCtagattactttgacacttactcgccagtaacaagaataacatctattagggtgttagtggatCTGGCGGCCGTGTgcggtcttgaaatccatcaaatggatgttaaaacaactttcttaaatggagaattggagAAAGAAATTTATAttgaacaacctgagggttttgtgattcctggtaaagaaaagaaagtgtacaaagttgttaagtcgctttatggacttaaacaagtacccaaacaatggcatgctaaatttgaccaaacaatgttagCAAATAGTTTTAAAATTAACGAGTAtgataaatgtgtttacattaaaaacactctaggttatgaagtcattgtttgtttatatgttgatgacatgttgataatgagcaaagaTATGACaaatataaatgctactaagcgcatgttagctagcaaattcgacatgaaagacttaggagttgctgatgtgatcttaggaatcaaaATTCataagactccacaaggtctagcattatcacagtctcactacattaaAAAAGTACTtcacaagttcaagtatttggatttcaagattgccaagactccaattgacgtgagttatgcacttcaaaagaataaaggtgaaagtgactcacaacaagactatgcaagagtattggaaagtttgatgtatatcataaATTTTACGCGATCAGATctagcatgtgctattagcaaactgagtcggtttacaagtaaccccaatcaaatacattggatgAAATGAAACGCGTTTTGGGATATTTGAAATATACCCAAGACTATGTACTgtattataacaaatatccttcCGTGATTgcgggatatagtgatgcaaattggatcaccggatcatctgaagttaaatccacgaatggatatgttttcacaattgggggtggagtagtgtcttggaaatcatccaaacaaatgtGCATCACACATTCTACAATGGAATCTAAATTCATATCTTTagacaaggccggtgaagaagtcgaatggctccggaatttcttggaagatattctattttggcccaaacctttggtacctatatgtatacattgtgatagtcaagcggaaATAGGTAGACCAGGGAGaattatgtataacggaaaatctcgtctCATACGACGGAAACATAATACCGTtaggcaactactctctagtgaTGTTATCACAGTTGATTACGtgaagtcaagagataacgtatCAGAttcacttacaaaaggcctatctagagaggcagttgaaagatcatcaaagggaatgagaTTAAGGCCTAGGATAAGTCATCatgacggtaactctacctagcagactggagatcccaagagctaggttcaaagagatcaaacaaagttatgaatgacggttcaacattgtaaAATAATTCAACTCATTCTCGTAATGAAGACAATTTTCAGAAATcgggataaagcattaaggctttttgatgagtcattAAAGCTTAAAGTTTCTTAATGATTTACTAAGTCTGGCAGAAAATGatcagatagtgtgtctatagaaTTATACATTTAGAAATCatctatgtgagtgtgaagtgtaagccgcttcaaggggaatgaaagtaaaggctcattctctaagcactcatgaaaccgaGGGTtgttcatggctaaaacgaataaaaccgtgagaaccatagatggttaagggttgattatgtgtcttatgttgtctaggtatacaacaaagctcaacggttcaaagatataaaatctaccgattgaccgagtatatctgatataagttcactacagaAAGTTCAAtggaaaacctacttatccagatacaATTAATCCTTGCATGTAAATCACACACTCGTCCATGCATTCCTTTGTCTTATAGCCATTCACCATTCATATGGGGATTGTTGGGTTTAAAAGAttggtgaatgagaaatggagaaaAAAAATGTGAAGGGAAAGTGAGCTCCCTTATGCTTTGGAAAAAATAATTGTCTCTCATTGGTGGTGGAAAGAAAAGGGAATGTGCTTATATTGAGAAAGCACTTCCCTTGGTGttaaatgggttggaaagaaagtaagtcttgcgccgtcgtcgctcgctcagcttcggatttggtcaaagatcgattggttaatctttttggacaattctttttaattatttaattaattaacgaaaaGTCAACCCGTTTAAAAGTCAACCAGCGATGCGACTCGGTCCgtttctttcccggattattttaagtttatttttCCGAAATATTTTAAATCTGGAATCATTTCCgcctgttccaacagccatggttgtttctgaaagattgcaaacatttcagaaacagtgctaaaaaatggctataaatatgccttaattccagaatctttccttacaaaattttctgaacttcttctccttcttctgcaCAATTAAATTCCAGTATGGTTTACCGCCTTCAAGTGGTTCGCTGTTTCACCGGCGCTTTTGATACCGATactctggtgagttaaatcgttctatcctgggaggataatattctAACActtcgggtacttgaggggaataattttcttaagaacACATTGTGCCTTCAGTGGACTCGATTTTAGTACGAAATATATTTACTGATTCCGATTTCTGATAATCTTCAGTTTTAGCCTTATTTATGTTTTTCTTGTTTCTGTTTTATGTTACAGAAAATTATTGTTAcgtaatattatattatattatagtaaTACAAATATTAACAATCTTAAGATGTGCTTCCGACTAAGTTGAAATGGTCTTTTATGCCTATTTAAAACTCTTAACTGATATGTCATTCTTTCCTCATTCTTTATAAATTGGATATTATTTATGTAATATATTTTTTCTTCCAATCACTTTCACAATTTGCTTCCAGATATATTGAAGTCATTTGAAATGACTGTTTATAAAGATTTACACTACCCTTGTAATAAAACTATTTCACATTATGGTGTCGGATCGTGCAATACGCGATTAGTATAAACAAGTTAACTAATCAATTACGTAATCAAAATTGTATCCCGTAAGCGTTTTTAACATTCAAAATGAGTTTTTAATGAGTTTTTTCTCCTGAAAATCCAGTATATTGATTAACAATTATATATCCTTTAAAGTAATTTATCTTGCTCGTAAATCTTTTTGCGCGGATGTCGCGTTGTGTTTGCTCCAACTATAGTCTACAGTCCCCTGGCTTTCCCGCTAACTCATTCAAACAGAGGCGAATCTATAATTTAAGTTTTATGAGTTCAATCTTTAAAGTTTTTAGCATTGGATTCATTGTCTTTTTAAAGTTATGACTTTAAATTGTTATTAATTGTAACATTAATGAATTCTTACATATAAATTTATGCTCTATGTCAAAAGTATTGGTTCAATTAAACTCGTTGCCGATACATTGCATCCGCCTCTGCATTCAATTCAGTTTCATCTAAAAGCCGAGATGGATTTCAAGCCACAAACATAAAAGCATAGGAGATGATATGTAGTTAATGGACTATAAAATTACAATCCTTAATTCTTGATCCTCTTTCGGTTTCATGCATGCTTGGTCGGGCTCCATCTTCGTAATGCCTATTATAGAAAGGGGGTTTTCCAAAAAATCAGGAGTAATTTGTGGATGGCTAAAGGGACATAATTGACTGACTGACTGAGTGACTATTTGGTAAAAGATGACTTAATCAATTCAATAAGAGATGTGGCCTAAACTTACAATTTTGTGTGGATTATATTTTTTGAGTTCTAAACATCATTTCTTTACCTATCTCACCTTACTATTTCCCAAATTAAACTTCCACcacccatttttcttctttaatttcttctaaGCATACTCTCCTTCACTAGCAAATTTTAACACAATATCTCTAATAATTCGTTATTATTTTATAGGGATAGTAAATAGTTTTTTTATATAGTgtattttcttccattcttcttTCTGAGAGAGAGCACAGAAATTTGGTTTCGTCCATCTCTCTGCCTTTTCCAAAACATATTGGGATTAGACTTCTCACTGGCATCTATCTCCTCCTTTTTTATTCCTTATTTAGTTAACAGGGATTTCTCTAGCTGTTTTATCACATCTCCACATAAACTTTCAAGAGAGTAGAGACAAAAATAGGTCAGCCACTGTTATAAGATGTTTTGTTTCTTGTCATATGTTCTTATTTGAAAAAGTATATTTACACATCTTTTCAACTGCAACAACAGTTGAGATATGCAAGAAGGAAAAAGGAATAAATGATTTTTCTATGAAGTTATTTTCTAAAAATCTAGTCAGGAACAATTGAATCTTAAGATTATATTGCTATTATTATTGTTAGTTGCTTTTGTTTTTGTCGTCTATGTTTTCAAATTGTTGCTGTCATCATTTTTGTTGTCAACATTGTTATTGTTTTCATAATTCCCTTGTTTTCATCACGTTTTTATGTTGGTCACCAgtagttattgttattgttattgttattattattattattattattattattattattattattattattattattattgtggttAACTTATACGCATGACCTATTTTGTAGTTTGAAGGCATGAACCGTGTTTGTTCGCCATATTTTGATCCTGATTTTGATAGCCTAGCTGAGAGGATAAATGGCCCAAAGTAAGTGATCAAAATGATTTTGTCAAAATTTCTGTTTGACAAAAATTCAATAGATTTAACTTAATTCTCCTCGTATATAGATGCCGAATTACTATTGACAATGAGAGCCTAGAGAATTGTACAGTAGTGAAGgtaaagttttttttattattataaaatttCTCTTCGAGATGAAGAATAAATTGTTAATTTAAGGGGAAAATGAAAGCAAAATAGTTTTAATTGTAACAAACCATTCGTATTACATGCAGATTGATAGTGTAAATAAGCAAGGTCTTCTACTGGAAGTGGTGCAAGTGCTAACAGATATGAATTTAATTATATTGAAAGGCTATATATCTTCAGATGCTGGATGGTTCATGGATGGTATTCGACATAATATACATTCacattatttatattattaataaGAATGTAATAGGATCTAACATGTTTCTTTTAAATGCTTGTTTTCAGTCTTTCATGTTAAAGATGCGCTCGGTAACAAAGTTACTGATCAGAGAGTTATCAACTATATTCAGCAGGTAATATAATCATACATAAAAGTTCCAActaaaatccttttttttttggctgaagaactcaaatcCTTATGTTTCGAACTAAACTATAATACACaattaaatcccatgattagcgaTATTAACTTTTAGAAGTTTTCACATTCTTTATTAATCATTGGGCCAAATTAAACTATAACAAACAAAGAGAGTATAACCATGAGTATCTACTTTGCATACTTACTTCTATATTTTAACATGTTGTGGTTGGTTATTTATACTTTATTACTTAGGTTATCAAATTAGAATGACTAAAcacaattatttattattataggTCTATAGAACAACTTAATTTGATTGTTAAAATAACGTTGATAGATATAAATGTTATGCTCTCCTATTTATTAGCGTTGATTTTATGTATAGTGCAATAGAGTAATAACTAGTTAAAATTACACCGCTAATACAAAAAATCATTAAACAATGTATACAATTTAAAACTTTTATCCATATCACTGATCGAAAGAAACATGCAGGCTATTGGTGCAAATAGGGAGGGAATACACAAATCAAAGTCAGGAAGTAGAAATATTTTGAAATGTGAATCTCCTCCTGAGCCTAGAGCTATTGAAATGACTGGAAGAGACAGACCAGGGTTATTTTCAGAGATATCAGCTGCCCTAGCTGATCTCCACTGTAACGTTGTGGAAGCACATGCATGGAGCCATAATGCACGTTTAGCTTGCGTTGTTTACATTTCAGAAGAATATACAGACACCCCTATCGACCACGATCGCTTGCTAGCAATCGAAGATCACCTAACCACTGTGCTCCGAGCAACAACCAATGAAGAAAGTGGAAATCAACAACAAGTGAAGACTGCTTATGGCCTTAATCCTGAAGGAGAAGGCACTGTGACCGATGTTGAACGTCGATTACATCAACTTATGCTTTCTGTTCGCGACTTTGAAAGCCCTATTTCAAAGCCTATAAGGTCTCCAAGAATGGGGTCTCCAAGATCTGACATTAATGATAAGGAAGAGAAAATATTGAGTGTTTGCATTGAGAATTGTGATGAGAAAGGATATTCAATAGTTTCTATTCAGTGCAAGGACCGTAGGAGGCTCATGTTTGATACTGTTTGCACTCTTACGGATATGCAATATGTCATTTTCCATGCTTCCGTTGATTCTCGTGGAGGTTGTGCATTTCAGGTACTTcgtcttcttcttttgcttgttttttttaaaaaaaaaaaaaaaattctttggcACCTCATAATCATGGGTTCACTCTTCTTTTTATATTTCTCAAGTGTTGTTGCTTTAGGAATATTGAAAAAATGTTCACATAGTGAAAGCGGAGATGAGAGTTTCAAAGTGATTTCCTTATAAATCTTGAGTCTttcgaaaataaaaataaaatcacctTTAGACTTGTTCCATATGGATTGATAAGTCATGTAGGCCACTTTTCGAGATATAGGTGCCTGTAATAGAAACGAGGATGGTGTGACCTTGGCCTCTTAGAGATTAATCAGCCGTAGATAATAATGATTAGCGAAAATATAATACACAATATATATATGCTGATGAAATTTTTGACGTCACAGGAATATTTCATAAGGCATGTTGATGGATATGCAATGAGCACAGAGAGTGAGAAAGAAAGAGTAGTAAAATGCTTGAAAGCTGCTATAGAAAGAAGGGCTTGCGAGGTCTGTCTTCTCTTCAATATCATATATATAGTAATAGTTGGTTTAATTTAACTCATAGTCAGTCCACTTCTTTCTGAGCATCATGTTTTTAATTGGTTATTTGACAGGGAATTCGATTAGAATTATGTGCCAACAATAGAGTAGGATTGCTCTCTGATATTACTCGGGTTCTTAGAGAGAGTGGCCTAGCTGTTGTTAGAGCAGATGTAGCAACAGAGGGAGGGAAGGCAAGACATACATTCTACATAAGAGACATTTCTGGTAATGATATTGACATGAAGTTTGTCAAGTCCATGAAGTCTGAGATGGGCGAAATTGATGTTGCTGTGAATAACGAGACAACGACGACAACAACAGCCACAGGCTCCATGACA
Proteins encoded in this window:
- the LOC107813631 gene encoding ACT domain-containing protein ACR2, with protein sequence MNRVCSPYFDPDFDSLAERINGPKCRITIDNESLENCTVVKIDSVNKQGLLLEVVQVLTDMNLIILKGYISSDAGWFMDVFHVKDALGNKVTDQRVINYIQQAIGANREGIHKSKSGSRNILKCESPPEPRAIEMTGRDRPGLFSEISAALADLHCNVVEAHAWSHNARLACVVYISEEYTDTPIDHDRLLAIEDHLTTVLRATTNEESGNQQQVKTAYGLNPEGEGTVTDVERRLHQLMLSVRDFESPISKPIRSPRMGSPRSDINDKEEKILSVCIENCDEKGYSIVSIQCKDRRRLMFDTVCTLTDMQYVIFHASVDSRGGCAFQEYFIRHVDGYAMSTESEKERVVKCLKAAIERRACEGIRLELCANNRVGLLSDITRVLRESGLAVVRADVATEGGKARHTFYIRDISGNDIDMKFVKSMKSEMGEIDVAVNNETTTTTTATGSMTRGSSFRSLGDLMKSQFEKLSHNFVAI